ACATAtatacagcaacttcttcatcaCAATGATAAAAGCAGATTTAAAACAGCAACCATATGAACACTATTTAGGAATTCTATCAAACTCTTTTGAGAAgccaataacaaaaacatatgTACAGTCAAcaaacatcattattatgtacacatatatacagccaaaaaaaaaaaaaaaaaactcttgacaCACAATGatactatttgatttttttttttattaaaaaaataaggattggTATTTGGTACTACTTGAGACTATTATAGAttcaaaagtaaaatgaaaatagaacatTGGATCATGAATGTCTGGTTCTTCTTCATCATAAATGCAAATTActtacaaatagaaaaaaaaaaatccaaatttgtgAACAGAACACTACAATATACTATGATATTAAAACTCCAAGCATAAAAGCAGATTTAAAcacaatgtaaaaaaaaaaaaaaaaaaaaaaaaaaaaagacatataaTTCAGTATGAACAATGTAATGAATAACTAACCTCAACGTACTCCACACCAATTTTGCTAAGATTATCAGGAAGCAAGCTGATAACTCCACCTTGCTTAGTttccactaaacaaattcaaacccgtggctcagtttccacacaaaaacaattcaaattgaccaatagctcagtttccacacaaaaaacatatattcaaattaattatcTAAGTGTGcacaaaaactacaattcaatcaacTCTAGAATACAAAATAGGGTGGggcaaaaaataaatcacatatattcaaattgattatctaagtgtgtgcacaaaaacaacaattcaatcaactctagaatacaaaataggctggggtaaaaaataaatcacatatattcaaattgattatctaagtgtgtgcacaaaactacaattcaatcaactctagaatacaaaataggctggggtaaaaaataaatcacatatattcaaattgattatctaagtgtgtgcacaaaaactacaattcaatcaactctagaatacaaaataggctggggtaaaaaataaatcatagctcagtttccacacaaaaacaattcaaaattgaCCAATAGTTCaatttccacacacaaaaacatataactaaaattcaaaaaacacaaaaacaattgaaattgaccaatagctcagtttccacacaaaaacatataactgaaattcaaaaaaaagttaagaaatccACACTAAAATAGTAGCTCAGTTTCCacaaaaaaacaattcaaattgaccaatagctcagtttccatacaaaaacataaacatataactaaaattcaaaaaaaaaagttaagaaatccACACTAAAATAGTAGCTCAGTTTCcatacaaaaacatatattcaaattgattatctaagtgtgtgcacaaaaactacaattcaatcaactctagaatacaaaataggctggggtaaaaaaataatctatagctcagtttccacacaaattGAATagctgtgaaaaaaaaaaaaagcaccgtgaaaggtttatatatatagttatagaGTCCTAATCTATATAGAGTTcgaattcagaaaaaaaaaaaaaaaaatatatatatatatatatatatatttatatatattatgggtTTATAAGATAATACCTTTGGGCCGGTCTCGATGGGCTGGGTCGGTTGCATTGCCAACCGACATAGTTGTTGGGCCATGGGCTGGGGAAGAGTGGAAACTGAGCGAAGTGGATATGGgtatgctgacgtggaaaattgtggaagcttcaaaagcttcggttttatatatatatagatagatagattaTATGACAAATGGACATAGtgtaaaaccaaaattttattaaaaatgaaacgTAATAATATAATACAAAATAGTTTAACATGAATAATtaaattcttattaaatttcttgaaatttatggcaatttaattttagtaacagaggtatttttatttattaagaacttttttttttgagaaatatttatTAAGAACTTAGTAATAGagtttcactttttatttatttattgaaagataaaagctttattgatttataatttcttttaatgaaaggtttattgatttataattgAAGTAATAGAGTTAAGctatgttttaaaaattggattgGTCTCTTTCTAATCTTTTATCATTAAAAGTTGAGTGCTCTCAACGGTGCAGGAAATCTTTTGCTTTGGAGGCAGCGGTTCAGATCAAAGCGGCATGCACCTTCCCATTAAGaatcaaaaacttgttttgggaatagaaagaaaaaacaagggGTCATTCTCCTGTATCCCCTCTCTTTTTTAAGGGGTACGGTACCCACATAAGTTTTAGCCATTAGATTTACGTATTTTAATCTTAGCCGTTTATGTAATTTTAATAGGATATCAGTTACCGGCCAATTAGGTTAACATATAAaaccgaaaaagaaaaagaaaatttcggTTCTTGTTTTGCTTCTTCTACATAGGCATCTCATCTTATTTGACTGAAGTAGGTTCTTCTCTCGCATCTTGGTGTCTCCTCTCCAACTTTCATTGCTGATGTTCTTAGGTAAATCACTGAATCTATTTTTTGGCATCCAGTGTCTTTACAATCTAGAGTCTCTAAATTTCTTATAGCATTCATTTAGGGATTTTGATTCTTAACCCTTTTCCTCTATATTTGTTGAAGTTAGGGAAAAACACTAGTGATCTGTTTGCATGCCATGGATTCTATCTCTTCCATCAATTGTAGATCTGAATCGCAAAATATTGATAGGATTGTGTAGGTTTATTTGTGCCTCTGTGGgtttcatttgatttgtttatgatttttctgttgattttgtttgatttgtttatgatttttttggggtttcgtttgattttttttttttatatgatttatctgttagttttgtttgatttgtttctgattttttgtgggtttgtatCTACTGGTAAGGATTAGAACTGCACTGGTTTAGTTTTGTTAAGAATTTGTTGATTTATAATACAAGTATTGGCATAAATAAATGATTTAGAATGGGAAAAACACAGTGGAAAGTGGAAACTATACAAAGTTCAAAAATGGGGACAAATTATAACTCAAAAGACAGGAAAACAATGTCAAATTCTCATCCTTGAATAATGGAGGTGGGATGGATGGTGGAACCATCCTCCCTCTTCCattgaatataaaaagaagaagaatacagATAAAGATGTGGTATAGTTTCTTCCAAAGGGGCACAATACAGAAGGTTTAGGCCGATGCACAGGGATCTAAATCACCCAAGGAAGAAGCCACATTGTTAGGGAAAGAATTAAAACtattaaaacttaattttctgTTAGCCCGTTACAGCTTGCCATTTAGTAGCATCTTTTTCTATTACTCTTATCAATGTTGTCGTAATTTAAAAACTGCAACTTGAGACCAAAATTCTTTAATTGTCAATATGCCAAAACTCGTGTCTCTCAATCCTGAAATCCACTAGAAGCAAAATATAGAATGATATGAGACAATTGTCTTTCtatcatttttatatgaattaGCAATAATTTTGGACTTAAAAATGATAACCTAAATACATTGGGATTCCAACAACATCTTTGTCCTTTTAAGTGAAATATTATCTTGGCATTTTGCTTTAGAGACTGAGTACTAGTGAAACAAAGGCAATTTGTttaacaaagatcaaaagagTTGTTTTTGTCCTAACTCAGAACTACTGAAATCCAGAATCAGCTATTAGATGTACTGCCAGTGATCTTGCTAAAAAATCATTTCATTGAAATATGTCTTAATATTTCCTTCATATTTCTAGAAAAGAAATAGTGGATAAAGGGACTACATAAGCAtctaaaacaacaaaacaaggACTCAAGCAACACTAAAACCACATCACATAGAACTTTACAATAGTTTTCACcttaatttcttaatatatatttcaaaattcagATGGACTAACATATACATTCTTAAACATCTGTATCATACGAACTTTGATTTCCAGATCTAGTGAgtgcaaaaaatgaaaattttcaactatATAATTTTAAGAAGTCTGATAAATGGAAAGTACCTCtgtgggaaaaaagaaaaaaaatgaagctttTCTCTAATGCTCTAGTAATTAGTGGAGACCAATTTTAGATTCTAAAGGAATAAGGAAATGGCACCTTCTATTTGTACTGAGCAGTCCATCTTTTTCTTGGTTATGAAAAACCTCTTCAGGATAATATTGTTATGAGAAAGCATTGGTGTTCAGTTCTTCCTATGCAACAATATTTTCTTCTAGGGGCACTCCAGATTTCCTAGAAATaatagatatcaaaaataagaaattagaaTAAAACAAGGAACTTGGTTTCAATAATTGAGTTCAGGGACTGATAATGTAGTTTTGTCTTCTTTATGACTCTATATGCTTTTTCCTTGACTGCtatctatttgttatttttttttgttaccatCAAGCATTCAACTTAGCACATAGAAAATtctaatttaatgaatttatatgttttttttatagatgtCAAACAAAGTCTAGATTATAACTTTATGCCTTTATCGTAAAGTTAAGCAACCCTATGAATTTAAGACTACATGAAAGATGAAAGGAAAGTCATGTTATGCAAGCGCAAAACCACTTTCTATACAAAGCTCTTATAACGTCTCAACTTTTGATATCCATCTTAACGGAATATTTGTGCAGGACAACTTTTGATATCCATTATGAAGCAGGTTCTTGTGGCTCCTTCCTTGcagaattctttttttaatattggtGCACTTATACAGGTATGCCTAATAAATttatgtttgtttcttttttctattttagaagaGAGAATTATATTAAGATTTGGTTCCATTGTTGTggaataatttttaattacacGTCTCATTATTTTGTAGGACTTGTTGGAACTTTTTCGATACAAGTTGGCAGCAGAGTTAGTGCTTTCAAAGGataataaagtaataaacaacaatgttttaaattatttaaagcACTAAAAAATAGAgctattggatttttttttattttttttcagcCTCTCAAATGACAATGCTGTGTATAAGTGTGAATGTGAGTCTTTATCTATTAGCAAACAAGTGCATTGTATACATCATCTAGATAATACACAACCttcaattttgagttttgacattTGTAGTTTGTACTAAGATAAAAGTGTAGGTGCGATAACCTTCTCTGTCTATGGTATCAAccacaatgaatttttgttcgtttattatttcttcatgAATCATATTAAACCATCTTCTAtattcttttgatttgatttctcaCATTTGCTTAAGGATATATTTTTGGTATAAACTGATAAAATATTCTCTGACCCATTTGCCctttaatttcattatcaaataaaaataataatctaaagCATTTCTCTAGCTTTGAGACAACAATGATGATATTTTGAAACTCATAGGACATTATTATCAAGTGTTTCACTAAAATTGACGAATAATGACAACTTGAGCCATCCATTTGAAAGATTTACTTGGAGAGGTAAAGATAGTGAGAGAGATTGAGACTCTTTATACAAtccaatatctttttattaaaatatgaaattgaaaatttcaaaatattttaaaatatctcaAATGTAGAGGGTGAGAGAGATTCTAAGACTCActaagtaagagagagagagagagagagagagagagagagagagagagaaatagctTGAGATGAAATGCAATCTATCTTAAAGCTTGGacaaaaaagtttaatttcAGTGGTCGTTTAATGACAGAAGTAATGGCCATTTTTATGGGCAGCATAGTTAGCCAAGATAAGGGAATTCAAGAACTTCATAGTGAAAGAGGATGCcaaatcatgctttcatgcactCAATGAAGCTTCAGATTAAATGTTATGGTCAATCTCAACACTATGTTATGGTGCAAGGGTTCTTAATAGAAAATTGTATTGGTTTCGTATATTAGTTCCCAAAAAATTGTGTCAAATCTATAGCATTTTCTGTAAACATTTGagaatggaaccatcaaatttgagaaaaaaaaaataaaggaaccattATATGTGACAGAAGAATTGTCAAATTTGATattggaattgcacaatgtgataatggaaccatcaaatttgagaaacaaataaaggaaccactaaatgtaacaaaagaattgtcaaatgtgatgttggaactgcacaatgtagggatggaaccgtcaaatgtgagaaaaaaaataaggaaaccaccgaatgtgacaaaagaactgttaaatgtgatgttggaattgcagaatgtgaggatggaagcatcaaatgtgagaaaaaaagtaaggaaccaccaaatgtgagaaaagaattatcacatgtgatgttgaaactgcacAATATAATGatgaaattgtcaaatgtgagaaaaaaaataaaataagggaaccatcgaatgtgacaaaagaattgtcacatgtgatgttggaactacacaatatGAAGATGGAActgttaaatgtgagaaaaaagtaagggaaccacccaatgtgaagaactgtcacatgtgacaCAAATAGAGCagatgtgatgttggtactacttAATATGACAATGAAACTAtcatatttgagaaaaaaaataaaaataaaggaaccactatatatatatattttttggatgaatagaaaattttattgacaaaccaaaaagaaacaaaggctAGCCAGCAGCTACAGCTGCTAAGAGGTCAGAATTAATTACATCTAAAAAGGGCTAGGAGCATAACCCTGACCAAAACATCCAGATAAATTTTTCCCAAGGCACCAAGAAGCTAAAACATGGGCTGCCTTGTTTGATTCCCTTGGACTCCACCTGAAAACGAACTTCTTACCATGGAATGCCAGCAAAAGAGTATCAGCTGTAATGGATGAAATTCTCCAAGGCACTTCATTAAAGGGGACTTTGAGTGCATCAATGCAGGCTTTGGTATCGCTCTCAACCACTACAAACTCAAACCCGCGTTTAACAACAACACAAGTCGCCAAATTAATGGCTTCAGCCTCTGCTTGGATGGGGACGTTGGTTTTCACCCGTTTGGACATGGAAAAAATCAAATCCCCTCTCCAATATCTCGCCACAATGGCAATAAATGAGTGATCTAGCCCCACCGCTGCAtcacaatttattttaacaGCTCCTTGCTCAGGCCTGATCCAAGAATAAAAAGGTCTAGGCAACACTAAGGGGACATCAGTGAGCGCAACAcggtgttcaaaatttttttttaagactactTGGATTTCTTTATTTGGGGAGAATTTACTTCCTTTGTGAATAGCTTGATTTCTAGCATACCACAGATTTTCCAACACCAAAGCCCCGAATAAAAGGAAACCCTCCCTGTCAAAAGTGCCATGGGAAGAGACTTGGGGGGATAAGagaaattttataaactgaCCTGGGCAGTCAAACTGCAATGCATCTGGTCTGCAGCCCCACTCATTGCCAGCCCACAAAAATCTTGCAGCATGACAGTAGACAAATAGATGTAAGGAGGATTCGGGTGAGGCATCACATAGGGGACACTTAGGATCCATGGCTGGAAAGAATCTTGCCAATTTTTCCTTGGTTGGAAGAAAATCTGAAGCCACTCTCCATAAAACCATCTTAAGTCTATCATGAATTTTTGATTTCCAAATTTTTGACTTTATCTGGTCAGACTCGTTGGGCTCAGAATGATCAAGAAGTTCCTTATATGCCGACTTCACTGAAAGTTTGCCATTATGGGATTTTACCCATACCCATTTGTCCACCCTATGACTCACTTTGACTGGAATTCTCATGATAGCCTTGGCTGATTCTACAGTGAATAATTCATAGAGTTTCGACTCATCCCATCTTGATTTATCTGGTGATAGAATCTGAGACACCACCAAGCAACTAGATAGCTTATCAGGAGACAATGGAACCGGTTTATAGTTAGGAAGGTCCGGGACCCAAGGATCTTCCCACGTGAGAATGCTTTCCCCATTGTTAACTTGCTTACAAGCTCCAGCCATAAGAATATGGCTGGCTGATTCCACACTTTTCCATGTCCAAGAAGCCTTCTTGGATGGATCTGCATCAAGCCAATTTCTTCTCACCCTGTATTTAGCAATAAGTGCTTGCACACATGGTTTATTGGACTGAATTAGAATCCACCAAGCTACTTTGGACAGGAGGGCCATATTAGTATCTGAAAAGTACCTAAAACCAAGGCCACCCAAATATTTAGGCTGACATAAATTGTCCCAAGCAAGAGGAGTGAAATACCGGTTTGAATTCTTTGATGGGCTCCACCAGAATTTTTTTAGCATACTATCCATCTCCTCACATAAACTTTTTGGAATGAGAAAGCAAGACATAGCGTAAATCGGAGTAGTCAAGGCTATAGATTTCACTAGTGTTGCTCTACCCATCCAAGACAAGGATTTGCTCTTCCAGTTGCTTACCTTAGATTCCAAAGATTCTTTAAGATAAGTAAAGTCCTTCTTCTTGCTacttgagagaaaaagagggaCACCGAAGTATTTAGTACCTTGCGAAAGTTTCTTTAACCCTCTTTGATTGTTAAGCTGATTTAGGAATTGAGAGTGAACCCCTTTTGAAGCAAAGACCCCTGACTTCTCAAAATTGATTTGCTGGCCTGACCAATCACAATATTTTCCCAAGATGTTCATGATCTCATTAATCTCTGAATGTTTTGCCTTGCAGACCAATAAAACATCATCTGCATAGAAGAGTTTGGAGATTCTAGCTATTGATGGGGCAATCCTAATGCCATTTATTAATCTTTGGGCTGAGCATCTATTAATCATTCTGGCAAGAACTTCACTTCCAATAATGAAAAGATAAGGGGATAGGGGGTCCCCTTGTCTTAGGCCTCGTGAAGGCATGATTCTAGGGCCTTTTCCCCCATTTAGCAAAAGAGTGAAACTCACAGTAGAGATACATTGATATATGAGGTGAATAAACTTCTGGtggaaaccaaaattttttaaaacctggATTAGGAAGGGCCATTCTACTCTGTCATAAGCCTTTTGGAAGTCTAACttcaaacccacaaaccccTTTTTCTTCTTGGTGGTGGAGAAAGAGTGCACTACTTCTTGGGCCAACAGAACATTTTCTGCTATGTTTCTGTTAGGGACAAAAGCTGTTTGTGCAGGGTCTATTAGCTTATCCAGTAGTGGTTGTAATCTTGCCACCAAAATTCTTGAAATAACTTTGTAGCAGAAGTTGCATAGGCTAATAGGTCTGAAATGCCCAAATTTATGGGCACCTTGAACCTTTGGGATTAGGGTAATGAAGGTATCATTCATCTCCTTTAGCATCCAACCATCTCTGAAAAAACTTTGAACCGTTCATATGAGCTGGTTCCTAACaatatgccaaaaaatttttaaaaataatcccGGCATACCATCTGGCCCAGGGGCTTTCAGAGGGTTCATTTCAAAAATCGTTCTTTGGATTTCTTCTTCTGAAGGGATTTTGAGCAGCATTGCATTTTCAGCTGCTGAAATACAAGGTTCAATTAGCTTCTCCAAGTCCGCAGGGAAGGATGGGTTTGAAGAGCTAAAAAGCTCACTGAAATGATCTCCAAAATACTTTTCAATATTCTCCCTGCCAAAAATGTTCCCCCCATTCTCTAATTTAATCTCTGAgatattgtttctttttcttctaatcAGTGTGGAGGCATGGAAAAACTTAGAGTTCCTGTCCCCCTCTTTTAGCCATAATTCACGAGACTTTTGCTTCAATCTAATCTCTTCTCTGGTTTGCCACTCTTCTAATTCCAACATAAGGCTTGCTTCCTCCTTCAAAGCTTCAAAACTAGGAGGTTTTGACTGGATTACGTTAATCCGCCTTTCTATCTCCAGgattttagttttggtttgacCAAAGCTAGATTTGTTCCACTTGCTCAGCAGGCAGCCTGAATGGgctatttttttcattagatTGAATCCATATGATCCAGAAAATTCTTTTCTCCAAGCTTGGTCTACAACTTCCTCGCATTCGGGATCTCTAGCCCACATCGCCTCAAAGCGAAAAGGCTTGTTTATGATATTATTCTCAAAATGGGTGTCGAGAAGTATTGGCTTATGGTTCGAAGTAGGGGCAGTCAAATGCTTTATTCCTGCTTTAGGAAACATCTCCTGCCACTCTTGGTTGCAGCATCCCTGGTCTAATCTGATTCTTACATGAACTCCACCACTTCTACGACCCACCCATGTATATTGGGGCCCATGGAAACCCAGCTCAATAGCCGCTGCATTAGATAGGAAATTACGAAAAGGCTTGGAGGAAGAATCCCCTCTGCTGCTTCCACCACACTTATCTGACCTTGAACTATAACTATTACAATCGCCCAACAGCATCCACGGGCCTGAGAATGATTCTGTCAAGTTTGTGACTAACTCCTAAAAAGCTTCTCTGTGGGCAACTTTAGGGGGTCCATAAACCAGAAGAAGAAGCCAGACATCTGAAGGGGGATCAGAATATACAAGACATGCAatgatatttttgttatcaTAGATAACTTCCAAACTAACTCCATTCACCCAATATAAGGCCAAACCAccagatttattttttgcattcacACAGAAACAATCTCTAAATTTCAAacattctttaattttttctacCCTAGGAGACTTTGCTTTTGATTCTGAGATGAAGATAATATCTGGGCTTTCTTTATGAACTAGCGCCTTGAGAGCTCTGACGGTTGGGGCATTACCAGCACCCCGACAGTTCCAGGATAGTATTTTCATACCCAATACCAGAACATCAATTGTTATAAAAAACCACCCACAAATATAAGGACACCAACATTCAGCTAACATCACCAAACCATAAGCAAAAATTGAAACCAAACTCAAAAAGCCCAACCATAAGCGCATCAGAAAAAATTACCATTTGGAAGATTCCTCACCGACGACACAGTCATTGTCGAAGATTGGCGTTGTTATGGCTTTATCTGGGATTGATTGCAGCGAGACCCACCATCCAGAATAGGCACTTGTTGCTGGCAGAGCTATCAATTAGGTCATCGAACCAAACAGCTAAGGGTTTGGCCAAACCCGCTCCAAGACCCACAGACGTCAAGCCCACTGAACAGAGAAGATaacaaccaaacccacaaattGGTGACACTGATTTCCTCCGCGTAAGCACTAGAGGATGGGTATGATAATGTGGGTAAATCTATAGAGATTTGGGGAAAGATTAGGGAAAATCGGAAATAGCTGAAAATACCCACAGTGAGAGTGGGGAGAAGAAATCCACTCAAAGAAAGTGGAGAAAGGCCACACGGAGATGGGGATAAAACCACGTAGTGGTAGGGAAAGATCACACAGCAGGTGATAGAGAACCACACGGAGGTGGAGAGATGGACTCCTACAAGGGAGAGTATTATAAAAACTGTATTAGGAACCACTATATGTGATAAAAGAACTGTTAAATGTGATATTGAAATTGCACAATGTGATAATGGAACTTtcaaatgtgagagaaaaataagagaaccaccgaatgtgacaagtCAAATGTGATGATGGAACTGTacaatgtgagaaaaaagtaagggaaccaccaaatgtgagaaaaaagtaagggaaccaccaaatgtgagaaaagagctgtcacatatgatgttggaattgtacaatgtgaggatgaaactgtcaaatgtgagaaaaaagtaagggaaccaccaaatgtgagaaaagaattgtcacatgtaATATtgaaactgcacaatgtgaagaaaaaactgtcaaatgtgagaaaaaagtaaaggaaccactaaatgtgacaaaagaattgtcacatgtgatgttggaattgcacaatatgatgatgaaaccgtcaaatgtgagaaaaaaataaagaaacaactgaatgtgacaaaaaaactgtcacatgtgatgttggaattccacaatgtgaggatgaaaccgtcaatgtgagaaataaaataaggaaaccaccgaatgtgagaaaagaattgtcacatgtgatgttggaactgtacAATATGAGTATGGAATCATTaattgtgagaaaaaagtaagggaatcaccaaatatgagaaaagaactgtcacatgtgatgttagaactatACAATATGAagatggaaccatcaaatgtgagaaaaaaaagtaagggaaccactaaatgtgacaaaagaactatcacatgtaatgttggaactgcataatgtgagaatgaaatcgttaaatgtgagaaaaaaataagaaaaccaccgaatgtgacaaaagaactgtcatatgtgatgttggaattgcacaatgtgagggTGGAgtcgtcaaatgtgagaaaaaagtaagggaactaccaaatgtgagaaaagaactgtcacatgtgatgttgaaactgcataatgtgaggatgaaactgtcaaatgtgagaaaaaagtaaggaaaccaccaaatgtgagaaaataactgtcacatgtgatgttggaactgcgcAATGTGaagatgaaaccgtcaaatgtgagaaaaaagtaagagaaccacTAAATGttacaaaagaactgtcacatgtgacgTTGGAACTGTTAAATGTGACGTTGGAACCgtcaaatattaaaaagaaaaaagaaaccatcgaatgtgataaaagaactgtcacatgtgctgtttgaactgcacaatgtgaggatgaaatcgtcaaatgtgagaaaaaagtaagagaaccactaaatgtgacaaaagaactgtcacatgtgatgttggaactgcacaatgtgacgGTGAAAcagtcaaatgtgagaaaaaaataagagaaccaccaaatgtgacaaaagaattgtaacatgtgatattggaactgcacaatgtgagaatgaaactgtcaaatgtgagaaaaaagtaagggaactatcaaatgtgagaaaagaactttcacatgtgatgttggaactacataatgtgaggatgaaaccgttaaatgtgagaaaaaagtaacttGGTATAGCAAATTACCTACTGGTGGGCACCATacccccctttttttggggggtaccTT
The Quercus lobata isolate SW786 chromosome 10, ValleyOak3.0 Primary Assembly, whole genome shotgun sequence DNA segment above includes these coding regions:
- the LOC115965123 gene encoding uncharacterized protein LOC115965123; the protein is MNDTFITLIPKVQGAHKFGHFRPISLCNFCYKVISRILVARLQPLLDKLIDPAQTAFVPNRNIAENVLLAQEVVHSFSTTKKKKGFVGLKLDFQKAYDRVEWPFLIQVLKNFGFHQKFIHLIYQCISTVSFTLLLNGGKGPRIMPSRGLRQGDPLSPYLFIIGSEVLARMINRCSAQRLINGIRIAPSIARISKLFYADDVLLVCKAKHSEINEIMNILGKYCDWSGQQINFEKSGVFASKGVHSQFLNQLNNQRGLKKLSQGTKYFGVPLFLSSSKKKDFTYLKESLESKVSNWKSKSLSWMGRATLVKSIALTTPIYAMSCFLIPKSLCEEMDSMLKKFWWSPSKNSNRYFTPLAWDNLCQPKYLGGLGFRYFSDTNMALLSKVAWWILIQSNKPCVQALIAKYRVRRNWLDADPSKKASWTWKSVESASHILMAGACKQVNNGESILTWEDPWVPDLPNYKPVPLSPDKLSSCLVVSQILSPDKSRWDESKLYELFTVESAKAIMRIPVKVSHRVDKWVWVKSHNGKLSVKSAYKELLDHSEPNESDQIKSKIWKSKIHDRLKMVLWRVASDFLPTKEKLARFFPAMDPKCPLCDASPESSLHLFVYCHAARFLWAGNEWGCRPDALQFDCPGQFIKFLLSPQVSSHGTFDREGFLLFGALVLENLWYARNQAIHKGSKFSPNKEIQVVLKKNFEHRVALTDVPLVLPRPFYSWIRPEQGAVKINCDAAVGLDHSFIAIVARYWRGDLIFSMSKRVKTNVPIQAEAEAINLATCVVVKRGFEFVVVESDTKACIDALKVPFNEVPWRISSITADTLLLAFHGKKFVFRWSPRESNKAAHVLASWCLGKNLSGCFGQGYAPSPF